The proteins below are encoded in one region of Drosophila santomea strain STO CAGO 1482 chromosome 3R, Prin_Dsan_1.1, whole genome shotgun sequence:
- the LOC120450927 gene encoding esterase B1 — protein sequence MSSMAAFDQFKIGLKMVDFKVQQRRYRTSEKTVVSTTYGPIKGVKRKSIYGQSYFSFERIPFAKPPVGELRYKAPQPPEVWTEVRSCTSQGPKPLQKHFVFEMTDGSEDCLYLNVYTKNLYPTKPMPVMVWIYGGGFQFGEASRECYSPDYLLREDVVVISINYRLGPLGFLCLDDPDLDVPGNAGLKDQVLALRWVKANCSRFGGDSANITIFGDSAGSASVHYMMITEQTRGLFHKAICMSGNTLSPWAVTPQRNWPFRLAVQAGYTGENNTRDVWEFLKNAKGSDIIKANGELCIDEEKKERIGFSFGPVIEPYVTNHCVVPKKPIEMMRSAWSNNIPLIIGGVSNEGLLLYSETKTNPKCLNELDDCRFVVPIELNMDRASALCREYGDQLRQCYYGDKTPSLDTLHEYLQMVSHEYFWFPIYRTVLSRLQYARSAPTYLYRFDFDSKHFNHLRILSCGKKVRGTCHGDDLSYLFYNSLARKLKNHTREYKCIERLVGLWTHFAACGNPNFDPEQEDLWQPVDPAAVEKHQLKCLNISDELKVIDVPDLKKLMVWESFFRRDELL from the exons AATGGTTGACTTTAAGGTCCAACAACGTCGCTACAGGACCAGCGAAAAGACTGTCGTCAGCACCACCTACGGACCCATCAAGGGTGTCAAGAGGAAGTCCATCTACGGCCAGTCGTACTTCAGCTTCGAGCGGATCCCCTTCGCCAAACCCCCGGTGGGCGAGCTGCGCTACAAGGCCCCCCAGCCCCCGGAGGTCTGGACGGAGGTCAGGAGCTGCACCTCCCAGGGTCCTAAGCCACTGCAGAAGCACTTCGTGTTCGAGATGACCGATGGCTCCGAAGACTGCCTCTACCTCAATGTCTACACAAAGAAT TTATATCCCACCAAACCCATGCCCGTGATGGTCTGGATCTATGGCGGTGGCTTTCAGTTTGGCGAGGCCTCACGGGAATGTTACAGTCCGGATTATTTGCTGCGTGAGGATGTAGTGGTAATTTCTATCAACTACAGATTAGGACCACTGG GATTCCTGTGTCTGGACGATCCCGATCTTGATGTGCCCGGTAATGCGGGACTCAAGGATCAAGTGTTGGCCCTGCGCTGGGTCAAGGCCAATTGTTCGCGTTTCGGAGGCGATTCCGCAAATATAACCATTTTTGGCGACAGTGCGGGAAGTGCCTCGGTTCACTATATGATGATCACAGAGCAGACGCGTGGACTCTTCCACAAGGCCATCTGCATGTCGGGTAATACGCTTTCGCCCTGGGCAGTGACTCCTCAGAGAAACTGGCCATTTCGGTTGGCTGTCCAGGCGGGTTACACGGGTGAAAACAACACCCGCGATGTTTGGGAGTTCCTGAAGAATGCCAAGGGATCCGATATCATCAAAGCCAATGGAGAACTCTGCATCGACGAGGAGAAAAAGGAGCGGATTGGATTCTCTTTTGGACCCGTTATCGAGCCATACGTCACCAACCACTGTGTGGTGCCCAAGAAGCCCATCGAAATGATGAGATCCGCCTGGAGCAATAATATCCCACTGATCATCGGGGGGGTTTCCAACGAGGGACTCCTCTTATACTCGGAGACCAAGACGAATCCTAAGTGTCTAAATGAATTGGATGACTGCCGGTTCGTGGTGCCCATCGAATTGAATATGGACAGGGCAAGTGCCCTGTGCCGGGAGTACGGCGATCAGCTGAGGCAGTGCTACTACGGCGATAAAACGCCCAGTCTGGACACCCTACATGAATACCTTCAG ATGGTTTCCCACGAGTATTTCTGGTTCCCCATATACCGCACAGTATTGTCCCGCCTACAGTATGCCCGCAGTGCGCCGACGTATTTGTACCGCTTCGACTTCGACTCCAAGCACTTCAACCATCTGCGCATCCTGAGTTGCGGCAAAAAGGTGAGGGGTACGTGCCACGGCGACGATCTGTCCTACTTGTTCTACAACTCCCTGGCGAGGAAGCTCAAGAACCACACCCGGGAGTACAAGTGCATCGAGCGGCTGGTGGGACTGTGGACGCACTTTGCGGCATGTGGAAATCCCAACTTCGATCCAGAACAGGAGGACTTGTGGCAGCCCGTCGATCCTGCGGCCGTCGAGAAACACCAGCTGAAGTGCCTTAACATATCCGACGAGCTGAAGGTGATCGACGTGCCCGATCTTAAGAAGTTGATGGTCTGGGAGAGTTTCTTTCGACGCGACGAGTTGCTATAG
- the LOC120450929 gene encoding esterase B1 isoform X2 encodes MNRYGVFLTKLRHFSLIPNKSVPKVFTNWDFIQQVLSFKYEQRKLATTIYSVIKTKSGPVRGVKRNTIWGGSYFSFEKIPFAKPPVGDLRFKAPEPVEPWDLELDCTSPADKPLQTHMFFRKFAGSEDCLYLNVYAKDLQPDKPRPVMVWIYGGGFQVGEASRDMYSPDFFMSKDVVIVTVAYRLGALGFLSLDDPTLNVPGNAGLKDQIMALRWVQQNIEAFGGDPSNVTLFGESAGGASTHFLTLSPQTEGLIHKAIVMSGSVLCPWTQPPRNNWAYRLAQKLGYTGDNKDKPIFEFLRSVSGGEIVKATATVLSNDEKHHRILFAFGPVVEPYTTEHTVVASQPHELMQNSWSHRIPMMFGGTSFEGLLFYPEVSRRPATLDEVGNCKNLLPNDLSLNLDHKLRENYGLQLKKAYFGDEPCNQANMMKFLELCSYREFWHPIYRAALSRVRQSSAPTYLYRFDHDSKLCNAIRIVLCGHQMRGVCHGDDLCYIFHSMLSHQSAPDSAEHKVITGMIDVWTSFAAQGDPNCESIKSLKFAPIENENNFKCLNIGDKFDIRALPELEKIEPVWNSFYAPHQL; translated from the exons ATGAACAGGTATGGGGTTTTTCTGACCAAACTAAGGCACTTTAGCCTCATTCCGAACAAAAGTGTACCGAAAGTCTTCACCAACTGGGATTTCATTCAGCA GGTGCTAAGTTTTAAGTACGAGCAGCGCAAGTTGGCCACAACAATATATTCCGTAATAAAGACCAAATCAGGTCCTGTGCGGGGAGTGAAAAGAAACACGATCTGGGGAGGAAGCTACTTCAGTTTCGAGAAGATTCCGTTCGCAAAGCCTCCAGTCGGAGATCTCCGTTTTAAGGCCCCGGAACCAGTGGAACCATGGGATCTGGAATTGGACTGCACTTCACCGGCAGACAAGCCCCTTCAGACACACATGTTTTTCCGGAAATTCGCGGGCTCAGAGGACTGCCTCTACTTGAATGTGTATGCCAAAGAT TTACAGCCGGATAAGCCGCGGCCAGTGATGGTTTGGATCTACGGAGGCGGCTTTCAAGTTGGAGAAGCTTCTCGAGATATGTATAGTCCTGACTTTTTCATGTCGAAGGATGTGGTCATAGTCACCGTTGCTTATCGTCTGGGTGCCTTGGGTTTCCTCAGCCTGGACGATCCAACACTGAACGTGCCCGGAAATGCCGGGCTCAAGGACCAAATTATGGCTCTTCGATGGGTACAGCAAAACATCGAGGCTTTCGGCGGTGATCCCAGCAATGTCACACTCTTTGGTGAAAGTGCTGGAGGTGCCTCGACCCACTTCCTTACACTAAGTCCGCAAACTGAAGGACTTATTCACAAAGCTATCGTAATGTCGGGCAGTGTTTTGTGCCCCTGGACGCAACCACCGAGAAATAATTGGGCTTATAGGCTGGCCCAAAAATTGGGCTACACTGGTGATAATAAGGACAAGCCAATCTTTGAGTTCCTGAGATCAGTGAGCGGCGGGGAGATTGTAAAGGCCACCGCAACAGTTCTCAGCAACGATGAAAAGCATCATCGGATTCTTTTCGCCTTCGGACCTGTCGTAGAACCTTACACTACCGAGCACACTGTGGTCGCTAGCCAACCACATGAATTGATGCAGAATAGCTGGAGCCACAGGATACCCATGATGTTTGGCGGCACGAGCTTCGAGGGATTGCTATTCTATCCAG AGGTTTCTAGGCGACCAGCAACCTTGGATGAGGTGGGAAACTGCAAAAATCTGCTACCGAACGATCTCAGTCTCAACCTAGATCATAAACTGCGTGAGAACTACGGCCTGCAGCTGAAGAAAGCGTATTTCGGCGATGAGCCCTGTAACCAGGCAAACATGATGAAGTTTCTCGAACTGTGCTCATATCGAGAATTCTGGCACCCTATATACAGAGCAGCTTTGAGCCGCGTCCGGCAATCCAGTGCCCCCACCTATCTGTATCGATTCGATCACGATTCAAAACTGTGCAACGCCATTAGGATTGTACTTTGCGGTCATCAGATGCGAGGTGTATGCCATGGTGACGATCTGTGCTATATTTTCCACAGTATGTTGTCGCATCAATCGGCTCCCGATTCTGCGGAGCACAAGGTAATCACCGGAATGATCGACGTTTGGACGAGTTTCGCAGCCCAAGGGGATCCCAACTGCGAAAGTATAAAATCGCTTAAGTTTGCACCCATCGAAAACGAGAACAATTTTAAGTGTCTCAATATTGGGGATAAGTTTGATATCAGGGCACTTCCAGAATTGGAAAAAATCGAGCCTGTGTGGAACAGTTTCTACGCCCCACACCAACTGTAG
- the LOC120450931 gene encoding uncharacterized protein LOC120450931 — protein MDALLKIVLLISLYFIAVSLHLGLCDDVPSAEADTVVTESEEHYTASDDFGY, from the exons ATGGATGCACTtctgaaaattgttttgttgaTCAG CTTATATTTTATTGCTGTAAGCCTGCACTTGGGATTGTGTGACGATGTACCTTCCGCCGAGGCAGACACGGTTGTAACTGAGAGTGAAGAGCACTACACTGCATCCGATGACTTCGGCTATTAA
- the LOC120450929 gene encoding esterase B1 isoform X1, whose translation MATRFMDILKLTFKVLSFKYEQRKLATTIYSVIKTKSGPVRGVKRNTIWGGSYFSFEKIPFAKPPVGDLRFKAPEPVEPWDLELDCTSPADKPLQTHMFFRKFAGSEDCLYLNVYAKDLQPDKPRPVMVWIYGGGFQVGEASRDMYSPDFFMSKDVVIVTVAYRLGALGFLSLDDPTLNVPGNAGLKDQIMALRWVQQNIEAFGGDPSNVTLFGESAGGASTHFLTLSPQTEGLIHKAIVMSGSVLCPWTQPPRNNWAYRLAQKLGYTGDNKDKPIFEFLRSVSGGEIVKATATVLSNDEKHHRILFAFGPVVEPYTTEHTVVASQPHELMQNSWSHRIPMMFGGTSFEGLLFYPEVSRRPATLDEVGNCKNLLPNDLSLNLDHKLRENYGLQLKKAYFGDEPCNQANMMKFLELCSYREFWHPIYRAALSRVRQSSAPTYLYRFDHDSKLCNAIRIVLCGHQMRGVCHGDDLCYIFHSMLSHQSAPDSAEHKVITGMIDVWTSFAAQGDPNCESIKSLKFAPIENENNFKCLNIGDKFDIRALPELEKIEPVWNSFYAPHQL comes from the exons ATGGCAACCCGCTTTATGGATATACTGAAGCTGACCTTTAA GGTGCTAAGTTTTAAGTACGAGCAGCGCAAGTTGGCCACAACAATATATTCCGTAATAAAGACCAAATCAGGTCCTGTGCGGGGAGTGAAAAGAAACACGATCTGGGGAGGAAGCTACTTCAGTTTCGAGAAGATTCCGTTCGCAAAGCCTCCAGTCGGAGATCTCCGTTTTAAGGCCCCGGAACCAGTGGAACCATGGGATCTGGAATTGGACTGCACTTCACCGGCAGACAAGCCCCTTCAGACACACATGTTTTTCCGGAAATTCGCGGGCTCAGAGGACTGCCTCTACTTGAATGTGTATGCCAAAGAT TTACAGCCGGATAAGCCGCGGCCAGTGATGGTTTGGATCTACGGAGGCGGCTTTCAAGTTGGAGAAGCTTCTCGAGATATGTATAGTCCTGACTTTTTCATGTCGAAGGATGTGGTCATAGTCACCGTTGCTTATCGTCTGGGTGCCTTGGGTTTCCTCAGCCTGGACGATCCAACACTGAACGTGCCCGGAAATGCCGGGCTCAAGGACCAAATTATGGCTCTTCGATGGGTACAGCAAAACATCGAGGCTTTCGGCGGTGATCCCAGCAATGTCACACTCTTTGGTGAAAGTGCTGGAGGTGCCTCGACCCACTTCCTTACACTAAGTCCGCAAACTGAAGGACTTATTCACAAAGCTATCGTAATGTCGGGCAGTGTTTTGTGCCCCTGGACGCAACCACCGAGAAATAATTGGGCTTATAGGCTGGCCCAAAAATTGGGCTACACTGGTGATAATAAGGACAAGCCAATCTTTGAGTTCCTGAGATCAGTGAGCGGCGGGGAGATTGTAAAGGCCACCGCAACAGTTCTCAGCAACGATGAAAAGCATCATCGGATTCTTTTCGCCTTCGGACCTGTCGTAGAACCTTACACTACCGAGCACACTGTGGTCGCTAGCCAACCACATGAATTGATGCAGAATAGCTGGAGCCACAGGATACCCATGATGTTTGGCGGCACGAGCTTCGAGGGATTGCTATTCTATCCAG AGGTTTCTAGGCGACCAGCAACCTTGGATGAGGTGGGAAACTGCAAAAATCTGCTACCGAACGATCTCAGTCTCAACCTAGATCATAAACTGCGTGAGAACTACGGCCTGCAGCTGAAGAAAGCGTATTTCGGCGATGAGCCCTGTAACCAGGCAAACATGATGAAGTTTCTCGAACTGTGCTCATATCGAGAATTCTGGCACCCTATATACAGAGCAGCTTTGAGCCGCGTCCGGCAATCCAGTGCCCCCACCTATCTGTATCGATTCGATCACGATTCAAAACTGTGCAACGCCATTAGGATTGTACTTTGCGGTCATCAGATGCGAGGTGTATGCCATGGTGACGATCTGTGCTATATTTTCCACAGTATGTTGTCGCATCAATCGGCTCCCGATTCTGCGGAGCACAAGGTAATCACCGGAATGATCGACGTTTGGACGAGTTTCGCAGCCCAAGGGGATCCCAACTGCGAAAGTATAAAATCGCTTAAGTTTGCACCCATCGAAAACGAGAACAATTTTAAGTGTCTCAATATTGGGGATAAGTTTGATATCAGGGCACTTCCAGAATTGGAAAAAATCGAGCCTGTGTGGAACAGTTTCTACGCCCCACACCAACTGTAG
- the LOC120453814 gene encoding deoxynucleotidyltransferase terminal-interacting protein 2 → MDSIFLVDTTGRQEYNGEQQQDIVYHKELLLAEKDAYSSDEEQTEGAVELFGLKLNCKEVLGVVSSLPDQRKPVSKVAKQLDDLGEKVESAVENSSKPKVVPRKRVTELNHDGPHLDLRQENLECNMKRTKQALNPGLDQSHALPTVGKRQQPNINRIERSKTKGKGWFNLPATEITDEMRNELKIVQMRSVLNPKQFYKKNDLKRLPKFFQIGTVLPSHLDHYQEKKSKKKQSLVNELLEDERFQQFNKRKYNEVIQRTDKYAYRKNLKKMKKLKKNK, encoded by the exons ATGGATTCTATATTTCTGGTAGACACAACAGGCCGCCAGGAATATAATGGCGAGCAGCAACAGGATATTGTGTACCACAAAGAGCTACTCCTCGCAGAAAAGGACGCGTACAGCTCCGACGAGGAACAAACTGAGGGCGCAGTGGAGCTCTTTGGCCTGAAGCTGAACTGCAAGGAAGTGCTCGGTGTTGTGAGTTCCCTGCCTGACCAAAGGAAGCCGGTCTCAAAGGTTGCCAAGCAATTGGATGACCTTGGCGAAAAGGTCGAGAGTGCTGTGGAGAACTCCAGCAAACCGAAAGTTGTGCCACGAAAGCGGGTAACAGAACTGAACCATGATGGTCCGCACCTGGACCTGCGACAGGAAAACCTGGAATGTAATATGAAGAGAACGAAACAGGCCTTGAATCCCGGTCTCGATCAGTCGCACGCACTTCCCACCGTTGGAAAGAGGCAGCAACCCAACATCAACAGA ATTGAACGCTCTAAGACCAAGGGCAAAGGATGGTTTAATCTCCCCGCAACAGAGATCACCGACGAAATGCGAAACGAACTGAAAATAGTTCAGATGCGATCAGTTTTGAACCCTAAGCAATTCTACAAGAAGAACGACCTAAAACGTCTGCCCAAATTTTTCCAAATCGGAACTGTGCTACCTTCGCATTTGGATCACTATCAAGAAAAGAAGTCGAAGAAGAAGCAGTCTTTGGTTAATGAGTTGTTAGAAGACGAAAGATTCCAGCAGTTCAACAAGAGGAAATACAACGAGGTTATTCAGCGCACAGACAAATATGCCTATCGGAAAAACctaaagaaaatgaaaaaacttaagaaaaataaataa